The Pseudanabaena sp. BC1403 genome has a window encoding:
- a CDS encoding peptidoglycan DD-metalloendopeptidase family protein, giving the protein MKKISSKDEDLKPNVSLTLSDKMSSLKVRRSLAVLGFALSAGTVGVLVNQQTANNNLKALPVAASSQTLTDVMAQNQDRKYEMARTAIASGIWDNSQGVIVHEVREDETLWKLTQVYQVDAAAIAASNNISANTELQPGTKLVIPPVNGLVHKVKSGDTLEAISSYYNVPKSEIIKYTSLSSGDFLAIDQSLVIPGNVSTLMQVKEGHVKRQLVAEKERLMQRLQELEGKKAVATLASNSSKPTLAENAIAKQPKYTSYRVQNGDTIETVARRYGITQKSIIEANKLENPQWLELNQELKLPQERNLPSTQTVASVNEKPIKQIPSPVASLSETTRLEPTRVEAVRVTAATPMVLPKDAVKIAAANRVSPWDGLMQLTGTEASANLPIAPAQEQSNSLQTKATAIQPSLPVAGEPAIKVAVALFPFAPNQLLGELGAPNNKKSPAMSSTALNLPARSIATPSIPAASASEQFNNNRSIPIEANFAQPVAEPKIQFSPRVAAALSIPQIPTALIKEQRVNVGNTPAETLNQPAAEPVTKPTPVAAISTPTIPANQAIEQSNNSNSEPISAISQPASEPNVQIPARLAANLAPKVPASASVEQQGGSIAQPNQVALLPESEARVTSLEVKLLESEVDQLNKKVRDAEIKEASRKAEMAKIAAANLNASPNPDRNFDSNRSAIANPGDRSGISPQLPQLTASAYLPDVQDYGLSTGFIWPADGVFTSGYGWRWGRIHAGIDIAAPVGTPILAAASGVIEYATWNDGGYGNMIDIRHADGTITRYAHMNELYVKEGQTVSQGQTIGAMGSTGFSTGPHLHFEIRPNGGSAIDPMAFLASAKR; this is encoded by the coding sequence TTGAAAAAGATATCTTCCAAAGACGAGGATCTAAAGCCTAATGTTTCCCTGACATTAAGCGACAAGATGTCCTCTTTGAAGGTGCGTCGTTCGCTTGCAGTTTTAGGATTCGCGCTATCTGCTGGAACCGTGGGGGTGTTGGTCAACCAACAAACAGCGAATAATAATCTGAAGGCTTTGCCTGTTGCGGCTTCATCGCAAACCCTGACTGATGTAATGGCGCAAAATCAGGATCGCAAATATGAAATGGCAAGAACTGCGATCGCCTCAGGTATATGGGACAACTCCCAAGGCGTTATTGTCCATGAGGTTCGAGAAGATGAGACCTTATGGAAATTAACCCAAGTCTATCAAGTTGATGCAGCTGCGATCGCAGCTTCAAATAACATCAGTGCAAATACTGAGTTGCAGCCAGGCACAAAGCTAGTAATTCCACCTGTGAACGGGTTAGTTCACAAGGTTAAATCGGGAGACACTCTAGAAGCTATCTCCAGCTACTACAACGTTCCTAAGAGCGAAATTATTAAGTATACGTCTTTAAGTTCTGGCGACTTTTTGGCTATCGACCAGTCTCTAGTAATTCCAGGAAATGTATCGACTTTAATGCAAGTTAAAGAAGGTCATGTAAAGAGACAATTAGTGGCAGAAAAAGAGCGCTTAATGCAGCGCTTGCAGGAATTAGAAGGTAAAAAAGCTGTAGCGACCCTAGCTAGCAACAGTTCCAAGCCAACATTGGCTGAGAATGCGATCGCTAAGCAACCAAAGTATACTTCCTACCGAGTTCAGAATGGCGACACAATCGAGACAGTTGCACGTCGCTATGGGATTACTCAAAAATCAATTATTGAAGCAAATAAGCTAGAAAACCCTCAATGGTTAGAGCTTAATCAAGAGTTAAAGCTTCCTCAAGAGCGCAACCTACCTTCAACCCAGACAGTTGCATCTGTAAATGAAAAGCCAATCAAGCAGATTCCATCACCTGTAGCATCTTTGTCTGAGACTACTAGATTAGAGCCCACTAGAGTAGAAGCAGTTAGAGTTACTGCGGCAACACCGATGGTTTTGCCCAAAGATGCAGTAAAAATTGCAGCAGCTAATCGCGTTTCTCCTTGGGACGGCTTAATGCAGCTAACTGGAACAGAGGCTTCTGCTAATCTGCCAATTGCTCCTGCTCAAGAGCAGTCAAATAGCTTGCAAACTAAAGCAACGGCTATCCAACCAAGCTTACCTGTCGCTGGTGAGCCAGCAATTAAGGTTGCAGTTGCGCTTTTCCCTTTTGCGCCCAATCAGCTATTGGGAGAATTAGGTGCGCCTAATAACAAGAAAAGTCCTGCGATGTCTTCAACGGCACTTAATTTGCCAGCCAGATCGATCGCAACACCATCGATTCCTGCAGCAAGCGCATCTGAGCAGTTCAATAACAATCGCTCAATTCCCATCGAAGCCAACTTTGCTCAGCCAGTAGCTGAACCAAAGATCCAATTCTCACCTAGAGTTGCAGCAGCGTTATCGATACCACAGATTCCTACAGCCCTGATAAAGGAACAAAGAGTCAATGTGGGTAATACTCCTGCGGAAACATTAAATCAACCAGCCGCCGAGCCAGTTACAAAGCCTACGCCAGTAGCCGCAATCTCGACTCCGACTATTCCCGCAAATCAAGCGATCGAGCAAAGCAATAACTCTAACTCCGAGCCAATATCTGCCATCTCCCAACCTGCTTCTGAGCCAAACGTTCAGATTCCTGCAAGGCTAGCAGCTAATCTCGCACCGAAAGTGCCTGCTTCAGCTTCTGTTGAGCAACAGGGAGGAAGCATAGCACAGCCCAATCAAGTTGCGCTATTACCTGAGTCTGAAGCAAGGGTCACTTCTCTTGAAGTGAAGCTTTTGGAGTCGGAAGTGGATCAACTTAACAAAAAAGTCCGTGATGCTGAAATCAAGGAAGCATCTCGTAAAGCTGAAATGGCTAAGATTGCCGCAGCAAATTTAAATGCCTCACCTAATCCCGATCGCAATTTCGATAGTAATCGTAGTGCGATCGCAAATCCAGGTGATCGCTCAGGCATTTCTCCACAGTTGCCACAACTGACAGCTAGTGCTTACTTACCTGATGTCCAAGACTATGGATTATCGACTGGGTTTATCTGGCCCGCCGATGGTGTATTTACCTCTGGATACGGATGGCGTTGGGGCAGAATTCATGCAGGTATTGACATTGCCGCACCTGTTGGCACGCCAATTTTGGCAGCAGCATCAGGCGTAATTGAGTATGCTACTTGGAATGATGGTGGCTATGGCAATATGATCGATATTCGTCATGCTGATGGCACAATCACCAGATATGCTCACATGAATGAACTCTATGTCAAAGAAGGTCAAACCGTTAGCCAAGGTCAAACCATTGGTGCAATGGGAAGTACTGGTTTTAGTACTGGTCCTCACCTACACTTTGAAATCCGTCCAAACGGTGGCAGTGCGATTGATCCAATGGCATTCTTAGCTAGTGCCAAAAGATAA
- the pheS gene encoding phenylalanine--tRNA ligase subunit alpha, which translates to MATDLEGLTAQLQSLAELATKSVGDVQTPEELEQLRVEYLGKKGTLSQILGAMGKLSAEERPQVGAIANQVKQTLQTQLEERKTTIQQLLIAKRLEAETLDVTMPGILHSYQGRQHPIQSTIDRMLDILVGLGFTVAQGPEIETDYYNFEALNTPADHPARDMADTLYLSDGKLLRSQTSSVQIRYMEENDPPLRIACPGRVYRKDDIDATHSPIFHQIELLAVEEGLTFGDLKGTVKTFVEELLGECPIRFRPSYFPFTEPSAEVDVMWNGRWLELGGCGMVDPNVFKAVGYDPELVTGFAWGFGVDRVAMVLHKIDDIRRLFTSDSRFLRQF; encoded by the coding sequence ATGGCAACGGACTTAGAGGGCTTAACCGCTCAATTGCAATCTCTAGCAGAACTCGCTACAAAATCAGTTGGAGATGTGCAAACTCCCGAAGAATTAGAGCAGTTAAGAGTTGAGTATTTAGGTAAGAAAGGTACACTTTCTCAGATACTTGGAGCGATGGGTAAATTATCAGCTGAAGAACGTCCTCAAGTTGGCGCGATCGCCAATCAGGTTAAGCAAACATTACAAACACAGCTAGAAGAACGCAAAACTACAATCCAGCAATTATTAATCGCCAAGCGTTTGGAAGCAGAAACTCTTGATGTGACAATGCCAGGAATACTGCATTCATATCAAGGTAGACAACACCCAATCCAAAGCACAATTGACCGTATGTTGGATATTTTGGTGGGGTTGGGATTTACCGTTGCTCAAGGGCCAGAGATTGAGACCGATTATTATAACTTTGAAGCCCTAAACACCCCTGCCGATCATCCAGCCCGTGACATGGCAGATACCTTGTATTTAAGCGATGGTAAATTACTGCGATCGCAAACTTCTTCAGTGCAAATTCGCTATATGGAAGAGAACGATCCCCCTTTAAGAATCGCTTGTCCTGGACGTGTTTATCGCAAAGATGATATCGATGCTACCCACTCACCAATTTTCCATCAGATCGAGCTTTTAGCTGTCGAAGAAGGGTTAACATTTGGGGATCTTAAAGGTACAGTCAAAACCTTTGTCGAAGAATTACTCGGTGAATGCCCAATTCGCTTCCGTCCTAGCTACTTCCCTTTCACTGAGCCATCTGCTGAAGTCGATGTGATGTGGAATGGACGATGGCTCGAACTTGGCGGCTGTGGTATGGTTGATCCCAACGTTTTCAAGGCTGTGGGCTACGATCCTGAACTAGTCACTGGCTTTGCTTGGGGATTTGGAGTAGATCGAGTTGCTATGGTTTTACATAAAATAGACGATATCCGCCGTCTATTTACAAGTGACTCACGATTTTTACGTCAGTTCTAG
- the hepA gene encoding heterocyst formation ABC transporter subunit HepA: MQNVFASLRSLIKVTSFWKENHVFLREFKYFWGVAVLAIVFSFLGAFFEGAALAVINAFLQVLTSPDKPSVKLGIDWLNLWALGNQSNTSDRLSRLGFLVIFLSWLRSLFAYLGPVYAKLTDASFADRMRKSMFEQLISLSLGYYSQTRSGDLVNSLNNEIATIQRGFGSASAFAIRGSTLLVYIVAMFLISWQLSIVSLTLFGMLSVMISSFVVRVREASFPVSQAGADFTSSGIELISAMRTIQTSSTQDFERVRFYNVSEKVKKALYKLNKAVDIIRPLAEAISTTILICVIVFAFNIFVVSGQLQTASLLTFMFVLFRMMPLIEQVNGLRVELGSYGGSIAKIKEILTTEDKIYLKDGELEFTHLENSIDFVSVDFSYNAFDNPVLHDINLSIKRGQTTALVGTSGAGKTTLADLIPRLYDPTNGEIFIDGIDLKDIKINSLRRRMAIVSQSTFIFNASVRYNIAYGVDDIDEDLVVRVAEQANALDFILDMPQGFDTVLGDRGVRLSGGQCQRIAIARALLRKPDILILDEATSALDSVTERLIQESLDHLSKGCTVIAIAHRLSTIVRADKVVVLEKGRIVEQGKYQELIERKGALWKYHQMQNSSAQG; this comes from the coding sequence ATGCAGAATGTCTTCGCATCCTTACGAAGCCTAATTAAGGTTACTTCATTTTGGAAAGAAAACCATGTTTTTCTACGAGAATTTAAGTATTTTTGGGGCGTAGCAGTTCTTGCGATTGTATTCTCATTTCTAGGTGCATTTTTTGAAGGCGCAGCACTTGCTGTGATAAATGCTTTTCTCCAAGTTTTAACTAGCCCTGATAAACCATCAGTCAAGTTGGGAATTGATTGGCTAAATTTATGGGCGCTTGGCAATCAATCTAACACAAGTGATCGACTCTCACGTCTTGGTTTTTTAGTAATCTTTTTGTCTTGGCTAAGATCGCTTTTTGCATATTTGGGTCCAGTTTATGCCAAATTAACCGACGCATCCTTTGCCGACCGAATGCGGAAGTCGATGTTTGAGCAATTAATTAGTTTAAGTCTTGGATACTATTCTCAAACGAGATCGGGTGATTTAGTAAACAGCCTAAATAACGAGATTGCCACTATTCAGAGAGGATTTGGTTCTGCATCTGCATTTGCAATTAGAGGGTCAACCCTGCTCGTTTATATTGTTGCTATGTTTTTGATATCTTGGCAGCTCTCGATTGTATCTCTAACGCTTTTTGGAATGCTCTCAGTAATGATATCCAGCTTTGTGGTACGGGTAAGAGAAGCAAGTTTTCCAGTATCTCAGGCTGGGGCAGATTTTACATCTTCAGGCATTGAGTTAATTAGCGCAATGCGAACAATCCAGACATCATCTACACAAGATTTTGAGAGGGTTCGCTTTTATAATGTTTCCGAAAAAGTCAAAAAAGCATTATATAAACTGAATAAAGCAGTAGATATTATTCGTCCTCTAGCCGAGGCTATTTCTACAACGATTTTAATCTGTGTGATTGTTTTTGCCTTTAATATTTTTGTCGTGAGTGGTCAATTGCAGACCGCTTCTTTACTTACTTTTATGTTCGTTCTATTTAGAATGATGCCTCTAATTGAACAAGTAAATGGATTGAGAGTTGAACTAGGAAGCTATGGCGGCTCGATCGCCAAGATCAAAGAAATTTTGACAACAGAAGATAAGATTTATCTCAAGGATGGAGAATTAGAGTTTACACATCTTGAGAATTCAATTGATTTCGTTTCTGTTGACTTTAGTTATAATGCCTTTGACAATCCTGTATTACATGATATCAATTTGTCAATTAAAAGGGGGCAAACAACCGCTTTGGTGGGAACTTCTGGGGCTGGGAAGACAACCTTAGCAGATCTAATTCCCAGATTATATGATCCGACCAATGGGGAAATTTTTATAGATGGCATTGATTTAAAGGATATTAAAATTAACTCATTGCGCCGCCGAATGGCAATCGTCAGTCAAAGTACATTTATTTTCAATGCTTCAGTGCGCTATAACATTGCCTATGGAGTCGATGACATTGATGAAGATCTTGTGGTACGGGTGGCTGAGCAAGCCAATGCTCTTGATTTTATTTTAGATATGCCGCAAGGTTTTGACACTGTACTAGGCGATCGCGGTGTGCGGTTGTCAGGTGGTCAATGTCAAAGAATTGCGATCGCCCGTGCGTTACTCCGTAAGCCAGATATTTTAATTTTAGATGAAGCAACAAGTGCGCTTGATTCTGTGACAGAACGATTGATTCAAGAATCGCTCGATCATCTATCCAAAGGATGTACTGTAATTGCGATCGCCCATCGTCTTTCGACCATAGTTCGAGCAGATAAGGTTGTTGTGCTGGAGAAAGGCAGAATAGTTGAGCAAGGGAAATATCAAGAACTAATTGAAAGAAAAGGGGCATTATGGAAATACCACCAGATGCAAAATTCTTCTGCTCAAGGATGA
- a CDS encoding ABC transporter permease, with the protein MKEQNVASTKELVIEAGRTEKQYWKDLWRYRELFYFLAWRDILVRYKQTAIGITWALIRPFLTMVVFTVVFGQLAKLPDQGVPYPILVFAGMLPWQFFSNALGECSNSLVGNANLISKVYFPRLIVPTSAVIVSFVDFLISGMILLGLMAYYSFVPDWRILTLPIFILIAFAASMGVGLWLAALTVQYRDFRFVVPFIIQFGLYISPVGFSSSIVPQQWRLLYSINPIVGVIDGFRWAILGGEFSLYLPGFILSLVLVFLFLWSGIWYFRKMERTFADVI; encoded by the coding sequence ATGAAAGAGCAAAATGTTGCTTCCACAAAGGAACTAGTGATTGAAGCTGGACGAACTGAGAAGCAGTATTGGAAGGATTTGTGGCGCTATCGAGAACTATTCTATTTTTTAGCATGGCGCGATATTTTAGTGCGCTACAAGCAAACAGCGATCGGGATTACTTGGGCTCTGATTAGACCATTTCTGACTATGGTTGTGTTCACTGTAGTTTTTGGACAATTAGCTAAATTACCTGATCAGGGAGTACCCTATCCAATTCTTGTTTTTGCAGGAATGTTGCCTTGGCAGTTTTTTTCTAATGCATTGGGTGAATGCAGCAACAGCTTAGTTGGAAATGCAAATTTGATTTCTAAGGTGTACTTTCCGCGATTGATTGTGCCGACTAGTGCTGTGATTGTGAGTTTTGTGGATTTCTTGATTTCAGGGATGATTCTGTTGGGATTAATGGCATATTATAGTTTTGTCCCTGATTGGCGCATTTTGACTTTGCCGATTTTTATCCTAATAGCCTTTGCGGCTTCTATGGGTGTAGGTTTATGGTTGGCGGCGCTGACTGTGCAGTATCGAGACTTTCGGTTTGTTGTACCTTTTATTATCCAATTTGGGCTGTATATTTCGCCAGTTGGTTTTAGTAGCAGTATTGTGCCCCAGCAATGGCGTTTACTCTATTCCATCAATCCAATAGTAGGTGTGATTGATGGTTTCCGTTGGGCTATTTTAGGTGGCGAATTTAGTCTGTATTTACCTGGCTTTATTCTATCTTTGGTACTTGTTTTCTTGTTTCTTTGGAGTGGTATTTGGTATTTTCGCAAAATGGAGCGAACGTTTGCTGATGTTATCTAA
- a CDS encoding TIGR03943 family putative permease subunit, whose translation MPSRSANSSLINKYWQKFSPWLESCAIAAWGITLLKLWLAGQLYLLVHPNYIPLTVIAGIGLTVVGIAEAWRVTKRRRGYTNNQQHVTLIKPSLSSSLLLIVAIASLCINPRPFTSEKAIHRGVIDNIADARTIPKSFRASNRPEERTLVEWVRTISAYPEPDAYKGQKVKLTGFVVHAPDQPDNMFLITRFVITCCAADVYPVSLPVKITESRSSYPPDRWLQIEGQADVETSSGKRQVVIVASNITAIAEPKNPYDY comes from the coding sequence ATGCCATCTCGTTCCGCGAATTCGTCGCTTATAAATAAGTACTGGCAAAAGTTCTCACCTTGGCTAGAATCCTGTGCGATCGCTGCTTGGGGAATCACGCTGCTGAAGCTATGGCTAGCAGGGCAGCTATATCTCTTAGTCCATCCCAACTACATTCCCCTAACTGTAATTGCAGGTATAGGACTAACTGTTGTTGGAATAGCTGAGGCTTGGCGCGTAACTAAGCGGCGACGAGGCTATACCAATAATCAGCAACATGTGACATTGATCAAGCCATCCTTGAGCAGTAGCTTACTTTTGATAGTAGCGATCGCATCTTTATGCATCAATCCTCGCCCTTTCACCAGCGAAAAAGCAATTCATCGTGGCGTAATTGACAATATTGCCGATGCCAGAACTATTCCCAAATCATTTCGAGCTAGTAATCGTCCTGAAGAGCGGACTCTCGTAGAATGGGTGCGTACAATCAGTGCTTATCCTGAACCTGATGCCTATAAAGGGCAAAAGGTAAAACTCACAGGCTTTGTTGTCCATGCCCCAGATCAGCCAGACAATATGTTTCTGATTACGCGGTTTGTGATTACCTGTTGTGCTGCTGATGTATATCCTGTCAGCTTGCCAGTCAAGATTACCGAAAGTCGTTCCAGCTATCCACCTGATCGCTGGTTACAAATAGAAGGTCAAGCCGATGTGGAAACATCCAGCGGTAAGCGCCAAGTTGTGATCGTCGCGAGTAATATCACTGCGATCGCTGAGCCGAAAAACCCATACGATTACTAA
- a CDS encoding bifunctional 2-polyprenyl-6-hydroxyphenol methylase/3-demethylubiquinol 3-O-methyltransferase UbiG — MSDPKVSAAVASLYNTYPFPPEPILDEPPPGYNWRWNWQAAYSFCTGQKPAKDNIRILDAGCGSGVSTEYLVHLNPEATVVGIDLSEGTLAVAKERCKRSGATRVEFHHLSLFDADQLEGEFDLINSVGVLHHTSDPIRGIQALANKLAPGGLLHIFVYGELGRWEIRLMQEAIALLQGDKRGDYVDGVKIGRELFANLPETNALSRREKERWSMENAQDACFADMYVHPQEIDYNVNTLFELIDASGLEFLGFSNPHVWDLDRLIGKVPNLIERSQHLSERQRYRLIEVLDPQTISHYEFFLARPPIPKQTWKVDADLLAAVPEPSPCIYGWKDSPNFFDYNYQLAKIGDAAWKFLRACDENQTKQQTVAQILQSVDASLEDVRSLQKQQVILLNKI, encoded by the coding sequence ATGTCAGATCCCAAAGTTAGCGCCGCCGTAGCCAGCCTCTATAATACTTATCCTTTTCCTCCAGAGCCAATCTTGGATGAACCACCACCAGGGTATAACTGGCGATGGAATTGGCAAGCGGCTTATAGCTTTTGTACTGGGCAAAAGCCTGCAAAAGATAATATTCGGATTCTTGATGCTGGTTGTGGATCGGGAGTTAGTACAGAATATTTAGTCCACCTGAATCCTGAAGCCACCGTCGTGGGAATTGATCTCAGCGAAGGAACTCTTGCCGTTGCCAAGGAACGTTGCAAAAGATCGGGAGCAACTAGAGTAGAATTCCATCATCTCAGCTTATTTGATGCCGATCAACTCGAAGGCGAATTTGATTTAATCAACTCAGTGGGAGTACTACACCATACATCCGATCCCATTCGAGGAATCCAAGCTTTGGCAAATAAGCTGGCTCCTGGAGGACTGTTGCATATCTTTGTCTATGGCGAATTAGGTCGATGGGAAATCAGACTAATGCAAGAAGCGATCGCTCTATTGCAAGGTGACAAACGTGGAGATTATGTCGATGGTGTAAAAATTGGACGAGAGCTATTTGCGAATCTTCCTGAGACTAATGCTCTAAGTCGTCGTGAGAAAGAACGATGGTCAATGGAAAACGCTCAGGATGCTTGTTTTGCCGATATGTATGTGCATCCCCAAGAAATTGATTACAACGTTAATACGCTGTTTGAATTAATTGATGCATCGGGTTTGGAGTTTCTCGGTTTTTCAAATCCTCATGTGTGGGATTTAGATCGCTTAATTGGGAAAGTTCCAAACTTAATTGAGCGATCGCAGCATCTCTCTGAACGTCAGCGCTACAGACTCATTGAAGTGCTCGATCCCCAGACGATTTCCCATTATGAGTTCTTTTTGGCACGTCCTCCAATTCCTAAGCAAACTTGGAAAGTTGATGCAGATTTACTAGCGGCAGTTCCTGAACCTAGTCCCTGTATCTATGGCTGGAAAGATAGCCCTAACTTCTTTGACTATAATTATCAACTTGCGAAAATTGGTGATGCTGCGTGGAAGTTCTTGCGAGCTTGTGACGAAAACCAAACTAAACAGCAAACTGTTGCTCAGATCTTACAGTCTGTAGATGCAAGTTTAGAAGATGTGCGATCGCTTCAAAAACAACAAGTTATTCTTTTGAATAAAATCTAA
- a CDS encoding HEAT repeat domain-containing protein, producing MSTETLFQQLKHPNPNLRNQAMWELAENYDEAIIAKLMSILDEQDTTYRRAAVKTLGEIGHATVTQLVEAMLNSENVTVRGSAAKAIAQVVICHPEQPLSSEGVQGLKTALQDPNPVVNIAAVMAMGEIGEPVVDILIEALTETDNPALAVSLVNAIATIGDSRGIDVLQAIINDESADSYVRETATSAFSRLEMMAGFKRGQA from the coding sequence ATGTCAACTGAAACTCTATTTCAACAACTCAAACATCCCAATCCTAATCTTCGCAATCAAGCGATGTGGGAACTTGCTGAAAACTATGATGAAGCAATCATCGCCAAGTTAATGAGCATCCTTGATGAGCAAGATACGACCTATCGGCGAGCAGCCGTCAAAACCCTAGGCGAAATTGGTCATGCGACCGTGACTCAATTGGTTGAAGCGATGCTCAATAGTGAAAATGTGACGGTACGAGGCAGTGCTGCGAAGGCGATCGCGCAAGTGGTGATTTGCCATCCTGAGCAGCCATTGTCCTCAGAAGGCGTTCAAGGTTTAAAAACAGCGTTGCAAGATCCTAATCCTGTCGTTAATATTGCGGCGGTAATGGCGATGGGCGAGATCGGTGAGCCTGTTGTGGATATTTTGATTGAGGCTTTGACGGAGACCGATAATCCTGCTTTGGCGGTTTCTCTAGTCAATGCGATCGCTACAATTGGAGATAGCCGTGGCATTGACGTGTTACAAGCAATTATTAATGATGAGTCGGCGGATTCCTATGTGAGAGAGACTGCAACTAGCGCATTCTCTAGGCTAGAGATGATGGCAGGTTTTAAGAGAGGACAAGCTTAG